The following are encoded in a window of Drosophila gunungcola strain Sukarami unplaced genomic scaffold, Dgunungcola_SK_2 000084F, whole genome shotgun sequence genomic DNA:
- the LOC128264885 gene encoding mucin-5AC, with translation MLRPRCLLPFLGLCLLIGLGMRCDARAVNVSNTWTMPQEGLNVFYRFFRDRISWFEADAVCQFHHANLVTVDNSFQFDATRDLLRELDVNDIVWIGLMRPQNSDRFMWSNSRPLVADTGYWAESLPLMDAPLCAVIDPIRDYRWHALRCGGPETASFLCEMPVPSWADACILKDMPNLTMQYMADTASIELIRNCQEEGLLRHTCKGKEDRERAIRQLICPKERLEAQRINDITNSHFKSLQIINNIRTDNKENNDIDLLPNYGRRSGMAINIEVAPPVPAVSVPGLGELMQADAPGAVSLSGLYRIPDLVPKPVKKAAKKVITPDFAKKLQGSHQQQQQQHSQQQQQQQQKSRKSLVHQQQHEEEELMLGDQPALSEEQLPPGMGMGMGLRIPLNEDDNSNSDVSNEIFEHLPHKKKILPQDLRTMSPIGEAGESLMVTTTTLKTTTLAAPATATTTTTPATTTLAITTTAAATTEVQMTTPKAVDTTSSQAPATTIRPTTTVSSTTITTTTTTTTTTPQPELTTTTTKKPEPTTMVAPRTTKTSTTAAATSSMATTTTATSAATPPPATATTASRATSTDSSNSNNMAHPIHPSQQQQHHQQQILHEGSTLQQQHATHVNESADNTRFIPPMLLVKSHYVPPAKHASEHATTTTTLATTTTRATTAAAAAKPATPAAISAKEEIQSSTVTSSKGLTAAATATAATTTVTATTGATVEVTTGVKVPEDTAATSATTAATVIASESPAAAATTPNAVRPTAANEIKSNATAATPAGRPATTAATSAVKPATTPIPKQETVFRYPPLNQGSFKVDNNGMGSPEEQDDDQEVGHSEVEAATTRHNFLEETEAPFKPNRRRSLTKPETVSYFKKILG, from the exons GTAAACGTGAGCAATACCTGGACGATGCCGCAGGAGGGTCTGAACGTCTTCTATCGCTTCTTCCGCGATCGCATATCCTGGTTTGAGGCCGATGCCGTTTGCCAATTTCATCACGCCAATCTGGTTACGG TTGACAACAGTTTTCAATTCGATGCAACGCGCGACCTGCTGAGGGAATTGGATGTGAACGACATCGTTTGGATTGGTCTCATGCGACCGCAGAACTCGGATCGTTTTATGTGGTC GAACTCTCGTCCTTTGGTGGCGGATACTGGATACTGGGCGGAATCGCTGCCCCTCATGGACGCTCCGCTCTGCGCCGTAATCGATCCCATCCGGGACTACCGCTGGCACGCCCTGCGATGCGGCGGACCCGAGACCGCCTCCTTCCTCTGCGAAATGCCAG TGCCCAGCTGGGCGGATGCCTGCATTCTGAAGGACATGCCCAACCTGACCATGCAGTACATGGCGGACACGGCCAGCATCGAGCTGATCCGCAATTGCCAGGAGGAGGGACTCCTGCGACACACCTGCAAGGGCAAGGAG GATCGTGAGCGTGCCATCCGGCAGCTGATCTGTCCCAAGGAGCGTCTGGAGGCGCAGCGCATCAATGACATCACCAATTCGCACTTCAAGTCGCTGCAGATCATCAACAACATTCGCACGGACAACAAGGAGAACAACGACATTGATCTGTTGCCCAACTATGGCCGTCGATCGGGAATGGCCATCAACATCGAGGTGGCACCCCCGGTACCTGCCGTTTCCGTTCCCGGATTGGGTGAACTAATGCAGGCGGATGCCCCAGGTGCCGTTTCGCTATCCGGATTGTATCGCATACCGGATTTGGTGCCCAAGCCGGTGAAGAAGGCGGCCAAGAAGGTGATCACGCCGGACTTTGCCAAGAAGTTGCAGGGcagccaccagcagcagcagcagcaacacagccagcagcagcagcagcagcaacagaagtCGCGCAAATCGCTGGttcaccagcagcaacatgaggaggaggagctgatGCTGGGCGACCAGCCGGCACTTAGTGAGGAGCAACTGCCTccgggaatgggaatgggaatgggctTGCGTATACCGCTCAACGAGGATGACAACAGCAATAGCGATGTATCCAATGAGATATTCGAGCATTTGCCGCACAAAAAGAAGATCCTGCCACAGGATCTGCGCACCATGTCGCCAATTGGGGAGGCAGGAGAATCGCTGATGGTGACAACGACAACGCTGAAGACAACAACGTTGGCGGCACCGGCAAcagcaaccacaacaacaacaccagcaacaacaacactagctataacaacaacagcagcagcaacaactgaaGTGCAGATGACCACGCCAAAAGCAGTGGACACCACAAGTTCGCAGGCGCCAGCAACAACCATAAGACCAACAACAACCGTTAGCAGCACCACCATAACAACAaccaccacaacaacaacaacaacgcccCAGCCAGAACTAACGACGACAACAACCAAGAAGCCGGAGCCAACAACAATGGTTGCGCCGCGAACAACGAAAACATcaacaacggcagcagcaacttcaTCGATGGCCACCACGACGACAGCAACATCCGCTGccacaccaccaccagcaacagcaacaacagccagCCGTGCTACGTCCaccgacagcagcaacagcaacaacatggCCCATCCCATTCATCCctcgcaacagcagcaacaccaccagCAACAGATATTGCACGAAGGCTCAAcgttgcagcagcaacatgcaacgCACGTCAACGAGTCCGCCGACAATACGCGCTTTATACCGCCAATGCTGCTGGTGAAGTCGCACTATGTGCCGCCGGCCAAACATGCCAGCGAGCAtgcaaccacaacaacaacactagcaacaacaacaaccagggcgacaacagcagcagcagcagccaagcCAGCAACTCCAGCAGCAATATCAGCCAAAGAGGAAATTCAGTCATCAACAGTCACGTCATCGAAGGGGctgacagcagcagcaacagcaacagcagcaacaacaaccgtGACAGCGACAACAGGTGCAACTGTGGAGGTGACAACAGGCGTGAAAGTACCTGAAGACActgcagcaacatcagcaacgacagcagcaacagtaaTTGCCAGTGAatcgccagcagcagcagcaacaacacccAATGCTGTAAGACCAACTGCAGCTAATGAAATCAAATCGAatgccacagcagcaacaccagcaggaagaccagcaacaacagcagcaacatcagcagttAAACCAGCAACAACACCCATTCCGAAGCAAGAGACAGTTTTCCGGTATCCCCCACTGAACCAGGGATCCTTCAAGGTGGATAACAACGGAATGGGCAGCCCGGAGGAGCAGGACGACGACCAGGAGGTGGGGCATTCGGAGGTCGAGGCAGCCACAACGCGACACAACTTCCTGGAGGAAACCGAGGCGCCATTCAAGCCAAATCGACGACGCTCGCTAACCAAGCCGGAAACGGTTAGCTATTTCAAGAAGATCTTGggctaa